In one Lolium rigidum isolate FL_2022 chromosome 3, APGP_CSIRO_Lrig_0.1, whole genome shotgun sequence genomic region, the following are encoded:
- the LOC124696711 gene encoding uncharacterized protein LOC124696711: MPTGSSSSPMDAVAAAEKMSRAGGKKQQRQSGSSFWGAMAFKNRSQPKGGEAVESKNSSKSKTTTTTPRSISIGRSITCPGSICGTKESAVLSRGSRRDRNNSSSRSLKTPDNDTLSMSMAASSAVVSASSSFNSETTVATTATTVSSSSSSSSPLSSIGAGSRSFRKLSGCYYECHSVVDPGASHVGDAAMAMLPCADCDEFFVKAESLELHRSTRHAVSELAADDTSRNVVEIIFQSSWFVRKPRATPLCRIQRILKVQNSGKTVERFEQYRERVKASAAASSADALARSSYPRCAADGNELLRFYCTTFNGCSLGLTGSTVLCRSPSQCKLCSTIRDGFRVDGDGKIATMATSGRAHDTARVSLLDGGGAEKRAMLVCRVVAGRVKKVVSGSNSSDESGCDSVSSSSDLDEMFVFNSRAILPCFVVIYTVATES, encoded by the exons ATGCCTactggttcttcttcttctccaatggATGCAGTTGCAGCTGCCGAGAAGATGAGCAGGGCTGGAGGGAAAAAGCAGCAGCggcagtccggttcttccttttggGGTGCCATGGCGTTCAAAAACAGAAGCCAGCCTAAAGGAGGGGAAGCAGTAGAGAGCAAGAACAGCAGCAAGAGCAAGACAACCACGACGACGCCGAGGAGTATCAGCATTGGCCGGAGCATTACCTGCCCGGGGTCAATCTGCGGTACCAAGGAGAGCGCGGTGCTGAGCAGGGGAAGCCGCCGGGACCGCAACAACTCGAGCAGCAGGTCCCtcaagactccggacaatgacaCCTTGTCCATGTCCATGGCGGCATCCAGCGCGGTCGTGTCCGCGTCGTCTTCGTTCAACTCGGAGACcacggtggcgacgacggcgactaccgtcagctcctcctcatcgtcgtcttcgccgctCTCGTCCATCGGGGCCGGCTCCAGGTCCTTCAGGAAGCTCTCTGGCTGCTACTACGAGTGCCACTCTGTGGTCGACCCCGGGGCAAGCCACGTCGGCGACGCCGCCATGGCCATGCTCCCCTGCGCCGACTGCGACGAGTTCTTCGTCAAAGCTGAGTCCCTCGAGCTCCATAGGTCAACCCGTCATGCAG TTTCGGAGCTGGCCGCCGACGACACGAGCAGGAACGTGGTGGAGATCATCTTCCAGTCGAGCTGGTTCGTAAGGAAGCCGCGCGCGACACCGCTGTGCCGGATCCAGAGGATACTCAAGGTGCAAAACTCCGGCAAGACCGTGGAGAGGTTCGAGCAGTACAGGGAGCGCGTCAAGGCGAGTGCGGCGGCGAGTAGCGCCGACGCACTTGCCAGGAGCAGCTACCCGAGGTGCGCCGCCGATGGCAATGAGCTCCTCCGGTTCTACTGTACGACCTTCAACGGATGCTCCCTCGGCCTCACCGGATCCACCGTCCTCTGCCGGTCGCCGTCGCAGTGCAAGCTGTGCAGCACAATCAGAGACGGGTTCAG GGTCGACGGCGATGGGAAGATTGCGACGATGGCGACAAGCGGGCGGGCACATGACACAGCTCGGGTGTCTCTGTTGGACGGTGGCGGCGCTGAGAAGAGGGCGATGCTGGTGTGCAGGGTGGTGGCAGGGAGGGTGAAGAAGGTCGTCAGTGGCAGTAATTCATCAGATGAGTCTGGCTGTGACAGTGTCAGTTCCAGCTCAGATTTGGATGAAATGTTTGTGTTCAATTCCCGGGCAATACTGCCTTGCTTTGTAGTCATCTATACAGTGGCTACTGAATCATAA